In Perca fluviatilis chromosome 14, GENO_Pfluv_1.0, whole genome shotgun sequence, a genomic segment contains:
- the ecsit gene encoding evolutionarily conserved signaling intermediate in Toll pathway, mitochondrial: MKCARCLLQLQCLRLVGQSARSAAQHGALLRSASSSQPDMLHNTQVLRRFHGSPACAKSRPVPAEFINEDDKKRDEKSLVAHDDLFEQVAKEVKTKATFNKVVDVFIKRDIRRRGHVEFIYAALKKMPEFGVERDLAVYNKLLDVFPKEVFVPRNFIQRMFNHYPRQQECGVQLLEQMENYGIMPNMETKVLLVQIFGEKGHPMRKYQRIMYWFPKFKHINPFPVPQQLPEDPVDLARFSLTRIANDLDAKVTVYQLPSTDITESGEQITLPHIVGIQSPSQMELLAQHSPSRPVFVEGPFPLWLRKTCVYYYVLRADPTPPDEKVEEPFDPERCLAFPLQLDLDLDRDFGDEESFDVEDLDEGPVFAMCMTSQGDQAVLNQWISGLQQNNPILGQVPTLFRLDPGPRELQGPADTESAHHHRTDRPQREERQPEEDEEPRRSQGAKW; this comes from the exons GTGTTGAGGCGTTTCCACGGCAGCCCAGCATGTGCCAAGAGTCGACCCGTACCTGCAGAGTTCATCAATGAGGACGACAAGAAGAGGGACGAGAAGTCTCTGGTCGCCCATGACGACCTGTTTGAGCAGGTGGCCAAAGAGGTGAAAACCAAGGCCACGTTTAACAAAGTGGTGGACGTCTTCATCAAGAGAGACATCAGGCGGCGGGGTCACGTGGAGTTTATCTACGCCGCGTTGAAGAAGATGCCGGAGTTTGGCGTGGAGAGAGACCTGGCCGTCTACAACAAGCTGCTGGATGTTTTCCCCAAAGAGGTGTTTGTGCCCAGGAACTTTATCCAGCGAATGTTCAACCACTATCCCCGGCAGCAGGAGTGCGGAGTGCAGTTACTGGAACAGATGGAGAACTATG GTATCATGCCCAACATGGAGACCAAAGTCCTGCTGGTCCAGATCTTTGGGGAGAAGGGCCACCCCATGAGGAAGTACCAGCGCATTATGTACTGGTTCCCCAAATTCAAACACATAAACCCCTTCCCCGTCCCCCAGCAGCTGCCTGAAGACCCAGTGGACTTGGCCCGCTTCAGCCTCACTCGCATCGCTAATGACCTGGATGCGAAAGTCACCGTCTACCAG CTGCCCTctacagacattacagagaGCGGAGAGCAGATCACACTGCCACATATAGTAG GCATCCAGAGCCCCAGCCAGATGGAGCTGCTGGCCCAGCACAGCCCCAGCAGGCCCGTGTTTGTCGAGGGCCCCTTCCCTCTGTGGCTGAGGAAGACGTGTGTGTACTACTACGTCCTCAGGGCTGACCCCACGCCGCCTGACGAGAAG GTTGAGGAGCCCTTTGACCCAGAGAGGTGTTTGGCCTTCCCTCTGCAGCTAGACCTGGATCTGGACCGTGACTTTGGGGACGAGGAGAGCTTCGATGTGGAAGACT TGGATGAGGGTCCGGTCTTTGCCATGTGTATGACCAGCCAGGGAGACCAGGCCGTCCTCAACCAGTGGATCTCTGGCCTCCAGCAGAACAACCCCATCCTGGGTCAGGTCCCCACTCTGTTCCGCCTGGACCCTGGGCCCCGGGAGCTGCAGGGGCCGGCTGACACCGAGTCAGCCCACCACCACAGGACAGACAGGccccagagagaggagagacagccTGAAGAAGACGAAGAGCCGAGGAGAAGCCAGGGGGCCAAGTGGTGA